A stretch of the Vigna radiata var. radiata cultivar VC1973A chromosome 7, Vradiata_ver6, whole genome shotgun sequence genome encodes the following:
- the LOC106765590 gene encoding (3S,6E)-nerolidol synthase 1, with protein sequence MLIHLTTVSLSIYLSASSELAFLVMALHFESCTFPSKPQIVAPKSQLSGYHNNPAKLHALHFANKWNFLQQETSNTQLYKTGNLSTNLSEKVEVVKNEVWKTVDESSLEGLCMIDVMQRLNIDYHFQDEIETFLGKQYANYSSVGSGYGNHIHEIALRFRLFRQHGYFAPSEVFEKFTNKERKIRPELSENIKAMVDIYEASQLDVAGEDILAEAEKFSGKVLKEKVYCIDSHGDQFVKRTLEHPFHKSLPLFTARKFLGDFHDKNLWLSSFREIAKMDFSLLQCSYHREIGQITKWWTELGLANELVYARNQPLKWYIWSLACFADRSFSEERIELTKPISLIYIIDDIFDVYGTLDELTLFTEAXCRWDITAVEQLPDYMKTCFSVLYNLTNEISSKVYQKHGWNPIHSLQNAWKSLCKAFLVEAKWFGSGKLPSAEEYLENGIVSSGVHIVMVHTFFLLGEGLTEENVQIIDGNPDIISSPATILRLWDDLGNAQDENQKGNDGSYVNCLMNEKPEYTREVARERVMSKISDAWKNLNQECLFHKHFHPTFTKASLNLARMVPLMYSYDERQSLPGLEEQVKSLLYDNFL encoded by the exons ATGCTCATTCATCTCACAACTGTctctctatctatctatctatctgcTTCATCTGAATTGGCATTTTTGGTCATGGCACTACATTTCGAGTCCTGCACATTTCCTTCCAAACCTCAAATTGTTGCACCAAAGTCTCAACTTTCTGGATATCACAACAACCCTGCCAAACTTCATGCTCTTCACTTCGCCAACAAATGGAACTTTCTTCAACAGGAAACCTCTAACACACAACTATATAAAACG GGAAATCTTAGCACGAATCTCTCAGAGAAAGTAGAGgtggtgaagaatgaagtttgGAAAACTGTGGATGAAAGCTCATTGGAAGGTTTGTGCATGATTGATGTAATGCAGCGCTTAAATATTGATTACCATTTCCAAGACGAAATTGAAACATTCCTAGGGAAGCAATATGCGAATTACAGTAGTGTTGGGAGTGGTTATGGTAATCATATTCATGAGATTGCACTTCGATTCAGGCTATTCAGACAACATGGTTACTTTGCGCCCTCAG AGGTGTTTGAAAAGTTCACCAACAAGGAGAGAAAAATCAGGCCAgaacttagtgaaaatatcaaGGCGATGGTAGACATATACGAAGCTTCCCAGTTAGACGTAGCAGGGGAAGATATACTTGCTGAAGCAGAAAAATTTAGTGGCAAGGTCCTAAAGGAAAAGGTATATTGCATCGACAGTCATGGAGATCAGTTTGTAAAGAGAACCTTAGAACACCCTTTTCACAAAAGCTTGCCCTTGTTTACCGCTAGAAAGTTCTTGGGCGATTTTCATGACAAGAATCTTTGGCTAAGTTCCTTTCGAGAGATTGCAAAAATGGATTTCAGTCTGCTACAGTGCTCGTACCATCGAGAGATTGGTCAAATTACGAA ATGGTGGACCGAGCTTGGCTTAGCCAACGAGTTAGTGTATGCGAGAAACCAGCCCCTTAAATGGTACATTTGGTCGTTGGCATGCTTCGCGGATCGTAGTTTCTCAGAAGAAAGGATTGAGCTCACAAAGCCAATATCTTTGATATACATAATAGATGACATTTTCGATGTTTATGGGACTCTAGATGAGTTAACTCTGTTCACAGAAGCTNTTTGCAG ATGGGATATTACAGCCGTTGAACAACTTCCAGATTACATGAAGACATGTTTCAGTGTCCTCTATAATCTCACNAATGAAATCAGCTCCAAGGTCTATCAGAAGCATGGCTGGAACCCCATACACTCATTACAAAATGCG TGGAAGAGTTTGTGCAAAGCCTTCCTAGTTGAAGCAAAATGGTTTGGCTCAGGGAAGTTGCCCAGTGCTGAAGAATACTTAGAGAATGGGATAGTAAGCTCTGGAGTGCACATTGTGATGGTTcacactttctttcttttgggtGAGGGATTAACCGAGGAAAATGTTCAGATCATAGACGGAAACCCTGACATCATTTCTTCCCCGGCAACAATTCTCCGACTCTGGGATGACTTGGGAAATGCACAG GACGAGAATCAAAAAGGCAATGATGGATCGTACGTGAATTGTCTGATGAATGAAAAGCCAGAGTACACGAGAGAAGTAGCAAGAGAAAGAGTGATGAGTAAGATCAGTGATGCATGGAAGAACCTCAACCAAGAGTGCTTGTTTCATAAACATTTCCATCCAACATTCACTAAGGCTTCACTGAATCTGGCAAGGATGGTGCCATTGATGTATAGTTACGATGAGAGACAGTCTCTTCCAGGACTAGAGGAGCAAGTCAAGTCCTTGCTTtatgataattttctttaa
- the LOC106766355 gene encoding (3S,6E)-nerolidol synthase 1-like yields MALHFMSCIFASRPPTVPAKAQHSEYFNPSNKWNFVPEERSSLEVYKTGDLSTNLSEKVEVVKNEVWKTVDESSFEGLCMIDVMQRLNIDYHFQDEIETFLEKQYANYSSAGSGYGNHIHEIALRFRLLRQHGYFVPEGVFEKFTNKERKISPELSKNILGMVDIYEASQLAVAGEDILAEAEKFSGKVLKEKVDCIDSHGDQFVKRTLEHPFHKSLPLFTARKFLGDFHDKNLWLSSFREIAKMDFSLLQCSYHREIGQITKWWTELGLANELVYARNQPLKWYIWSLACFADRSFSEERIELTKPISLIYIIDDIFDVYGTLDELTLFTEAVCRWDITAVEQLPDYMKTCFSVLYNLTNEISSKVYQKHGWNPIHSLQNAWKSLCKAFLVEAKWFGSGKLPSAEEYLENGIVSSGVHIVMVHTFFLLGEGLTEENVQIIDGNPDIISSPATILRLWDDLGNAQDENQKGNDGSYVNYLMNEKPEYTREVARERVMSKISDAWKNLNQECLFHKHFHPTFTKASLNLARMVPLMYSYDDRQSLPGLEEQVKSLLYDNFL; encoded by the exons ATGGCACTCCATTTCATGTCCTGCATTTTTGCTTCCAGACCTCCAACTGTTCCAGCAAAGGCTCAACATTCTGAATATTTCAACCCTTCCAACAAATGGAACTTTGTTCCAGAGGAAAGGTCTAGCTTAGAAGTATATAAAACG GGTGATCTGAGCACGAATCTCTCAGAGAAAGTGGAGgtggtgaagaatgaagtttgGAAAACTGTGGATGAAAGCTCATTCGAAGGTTTGTGCATGATTGATGTAATGCAGCGCTTAAATATTGATTACCACTTCCAAGACGAAATTGAAACATTCCTAGAAAAGCAATATGCGAATTACAGTAGTGCTGGGAGTGGTTATGGTAATCATATTCATGAGATTGCACTTCGATTCAGGCTATTAAGACAACATGGTTACTTTGTGCCCGAAG GAGTGTTTGAAAAGTTCACCAACAAGGAGAGAAAAATCAGCCCAGAACTTAGTAAAAATATCTTGGGGATGGTAGACATATATGAAGCTTCACAGTTAGCCGTAGCAGGGGAAGATATACTTGCTGAAGCAGAAAAATTTAGTGGCAAGGTCCTAAAGGAAAAGGTAGATTGCATCGACAGTCATGGAGATCAGTTTGTAAAGAGAACCTTAGAACACCCTTTTCACAAAAGCTTGCCCTTGTTTACCGCTAGAAAGTTCTTGGGCGATTTTCATGACAAGAATCTTTGGCTAAGTTCCTTTCGAGAGATTGCAAAAATGGATTTCAGTCTGCTACAGTGCTCGTACCATCGAGAGATTGGTCAAATTACGAA ATGGTGGACCGAGCTTGGCTTAGCCAACGAGTTAGTGTATGCGAGAAACCAGCCCCTTAAATGGTACATTTGGTCGTTGGCATGCTTCGCGGATCGTAGTTTCTCAGAAGAAAGGATTGAGCTCACAAAGCCAATATCTTTGATATACATAATAGATGACATTTTCGATGTTTATGGGACTCTAGATGAGTTAACTCTGTTCACAGAAGCTGTTTGCAG ATGGGATATTACAGCNGTTGAACAACTTCCAGATTACATGAAGACATGTTTCAGTGTCCTCTATAATCTCACTAATGAAATCAGCTCCAAGGTCTATCAGAAGCATGGCTGGAACCCCATACACTCATTACAAAATGCG TGGAAGAGTTTGTGCAAAGCCTTCCTAGTTGAAGCAAAATGGTTTGGCTCAGGGAAGTTGCCCAGTGCTGAAGAATACTTAGAGAATGGGATAGTAAGCTCTGGAGTGCACATTGTGATGGTTcacactttctttcttttgggtGAGGGATTAACCGAGGAAAATGTTCAGATCATAGACGGAAACCCTGACATCATTTCTTCCCCGGCAACAATTCTACGACTCTGGGATGACTTGGGAAATGCACAG GACGAGAATCAAAAAGGCAATGATGGATCGTACGTGAATTATCTGATGAATGAAAAGCCAGAGTACACGAGAGAAGTAGCAAGAGAAAGAGTGATGAGTAAGATCAGTGATGCATGGAAGAACCTCAACCAAGAGTGCTT